A genome region from Ursus arctos isolate Adak ecotype North America unplaced genomic scaffold, UrsArc2.0 scaffold_18, whole genome shotgun sequence includes the following:
- the TPD52L3 gene encoding tumor protein D55: MPGTVTEASADTHESHPAAKPEDLTEAEQKELKLELTKLEEEIVTLRHALAAKERCCMELKRKLGLIALVGLRQNLSKSWHDVQVSNVYMKQKTSAALSTMGSTICRKLGDMKKSATFRSFEGLMGAIKSRVSGGRELGSDSLPSSAGSGDDPPPSSGSRVDPLPLSRSGNDLAQWSGVDLVQRNRDDLVAGSGHDLLPFLEL; encoded by the coding sequence ATGCCAGGCACCGTGACAGAGGCCTCAGCAGACACACATGAATCTCACCCTGCTGCCAAACCAGAGGATCTCACAGAGGCTGAACAAAAGGAGCTCAAATTAGAGCTCACTAAATTGGAGGAGGAAATCGTAACTCTACGCCACGCTCTGGCCGCCAAAGAAAGATGTTGCATGGAGCTCAAGAGGAAGCTGGGCCTCATAGCCTTGGTGGGGCTAAGGCAGAATCTGTCCAAGAGCTGGCACGATGTTCAAGTCTCCAATGTTTACATGAAACAAAAGACGTCAGCTGCCCTGTCCACCATGGGCTCTACCATTTGCAGGAAGCTTGGAGACATGAAGAAGTCAGCCACATTCAGATCTTTCGAAGGTCTGATGGGGGCAATCAAGTCCAGAGTTTCGGGGGGCAGAGAGCTTGGCAGTGACAGCCTTCCTTCTTCAGCTGGGAGTGGAGATGATCCGCCCCCATCTTCAGGGAGTAGGGTTGACCCGCTCCCACTTTCCAGGAGTGGGAATGATCTAGCTCAGTGGAGTGGAGTTGATCTGGTTCAGAGGAATAGAGATGATCTGGTTGCAGGCAGTGGGCATGACCTGTTGCCCTTTCTGGAGCTGTAA